A single region of the Bacillus cereus genome encodes:
- a CDS encoding DUF2268 domain-containing putative Zn-dependent protease (predicted Zn-dependent protease with a strongly conserved HExxH motif), with amino-acid sequence MEYIIQWEPNLQIIKTYLKEVKELLNCTENMNITVVYFVGAFDENPFVAPTYDGGIALCLPIENGTSESRVMIAHELTHIVHAKTADFSNSWKCTIGSTVLQEGLATQVGKYIVPEHTDEYYIERNEGWFSSCQNVRNKILTGIYPYLHKSSPEYSMKFTFGKGTTNHYREAYFAGWEIVRTLLENGKSFSEIASIQENEIPAYLECVYKETSVSK; translated from the coding sequence ATGGAATACATAATACAATGGGAACCAAATCTGCAAATTATTAAGACATATTTAAAAGAAGTAAAAGAACTTTTAAATTGTACAGAAAATATGAATATAACGGTAGTATATTTTGTAGGTGCTTTTGATGAAAATCCTTTTGTAGCCCCAACTTATGATGGGGGAATCGCTTTATGTTTACCAATTGAAAACGGTACTTCTGAATCTCGTGTTATGATAGCACATGAATTAACGCATATTGTGCATGCTAAAACAGCGGATTTTTCAAATAGTTGGAAATGTACAATAGGTTCTACAGTATTACAAGAAGGATTAGCGACTCAAGTTGGTAAATATATAGTCCCAGAACATACTGATGAATATTATATTGAACGTAACGAAGGTTGGTTTTCCTCGTGTCAAAATGTAAGGAATAAAATTTTAACGGGAATTTATCCGTATTTACATAAGTCTTCTCCGGAATACTCCATGAAATTTACTTTCGGAAAAGGTACAACTAATCATTACAGAGAAGCATACTTTGCTGGATGGGAGATTGTTCGGACTTTATTAGAAAACGGAAAATCCTTTAGCGAAATTGCTAGTATACAAGAAAATGAAATACCAGCATATCTCGAATGTGTATATAAAGAAACCTCTGTCAGTAAGTAA
- a CDS encoding class I SAM-dependent methyltransferase, with protein sequence MNRIDYIRQEEKKYHDLCYEQYKLFEAGSWLYKPVKTVMDMLNYFEGQKDLQILDLGSGVGRNSIPIAQKFTNNGGTVTCVDLLETALMKLQVYSKEYGVFEYIKTEHSAIENYYIASNTYNYIIAVSSLEHVRSIEDFKKVLHSMKNGTKSGGINCLIVNSNIQEIDLETNQELDALVEINLSTEEMILVLKSVYTEWQEVKIEIKSLSYDIVRNGKHIKLKTNAITYVVQKM encoded by the coding sequence ATGAACAGAATCGATTACATAAGACAAGAAGAGAAAAAATATCACGATCTTTGCTATGAACAATACAAATTATTCGAAGCAGGATCTTGGCTGTATAAACCTGTTAAAACAGTTATGGACATGCTGAACTATTTTGAAGGACAGAAAGACCTACAAATACTTGACCTTGGCTCTGGTGTCGGTAGAAACAGTATTCCGATTGCACAAAAATTCACGAATAATGGCGGCACTGTTACTTGTGTTGATCTACTCGAAACGGCTTTAATGAAGTTACAAGTTTATAGCAAAGAATATGGTGTATTTGAATACATAAAAACGGAACATTCAGCAATTGAAAACTACTATATTGCCTCTAATACTTATAATTACATCATTGCCGTATCAAGTTTAGAGCATGTCAGATCAATAGAAGATTTTAAAAAAGTGCTTCACTCTATGAAAAATGGAACAAAGAGTGGTGGTATCAACTGTTTAATAGTCAACTCTAACATTCAAGAAATTGACTTGGAAACGAATCAAGAATTAGATGCTTTAGTTGAAATTAATCTTTCTACTGAAGAAATGATACTTGTACTAAAAAGCGTTTATACTGAATGGCAAGAAGTAAAAATTGAAATTAAAAGTTTATCGTATGATATTGTACGTAACGGAAAACACATTAAATTAAAAACGAATGCGATTACTTATGTCGTTCAAAAAATGTAG
- the sleB gene encoding spore cortex-lytic enzyme, with the protein MRQKGFLKVAALLTFIGLSLIVSSMQIKNVEAFSNQVIQRGASGEDVIELQSRLKYNGFYTGKVDGVFGWGTYWALRNFQQKFGLPIDGLAGAKTKQMLVKATKYDKSTANKGTTTNKGNSGGTAQENKPPQSKGTNVPNGYSQNDIQLMANAVYGESRGEPYLGQVAVAAVILNRVTSASFPNTVSGVIFEPRAFTAVADGQIYLTPNETAKKAVLDAINGWDPTGNALYYFNPDTATSKWIWTRPQIKKIGKHIFCK; encoded by the coding sequence ATGCGTCAAAAAGGTTTTTTGAAGGTAGCAGCTTTACTTACTTTTATTGGCTTATCTTTAATCGTAAGTAGTATGCAAATAAAAAATGTAGAAGCCTTTTCTAATCAAGTGATTCAAAGAGGTGCATCTGGAGAAGATGTCATTGAATTGCAATCTCGTTTGAAATATAACGGATTTTATACAGGAAAAGTAGATGGTGTTTTCGGCTGGGGTACATATTGGGCGCTTCGAAATTTTCAGCAAAAATTCGGATTGCCGATTGATGGTTTAGCGGGGGCTAAAACGAAGCAAATGCTTGTTAAGGCAACAAAGTATGATAAGTCGACTGCTAATAAAGGTACTACAACTAATAAAGGGAATAGCGGTGGTACTGCACAAGAAAATAAACCCCCACAAAGTAAAGGGACAAATGTTCCAAACGGTTATTCTCAAAATGACATTCAGCTAATGGCAAACGCTGTATACGGAGAGTCACGTGGTGAGCCATATTTAGGACAAGTAGCAGTGGCTGCGGTTATTTTAAATCGTGTCACAAGCGCATCGTTTCCGAATACTGTTTCCGGTGTAATCTTTGAACCGAGAGCCTTTACAGCAGTAGCGGATGGACAAATCTATTTAACTCCAAATGAAACAGCGAAAAAGGCTGTATTAGATGCGATTAATGGATGGGATCCAACAGGGAATGCACTGTATTATTTCAATCCAGATACTGCGACAAGTAAATGGATTTGGACTCGTCCACAAATTAAAAAAATCGGTAAACATATTTTCTGTAAATAG
- a CDS encoding ParM/StbA family protein, giving the protein MSILLKAGADAGNNGLKLMVKGQDPIFIPSIYSLYIGEPTGLLDEGDVSLSELENHIDVTISSPSLMLNNVRYIVGEKVIQDQLKGTEVEKKSNKSTDELMVITILSGLAISAMRQSPTSSHINIRYDLSVALPMQLITQEIAAENAKRYMGNHKVVFHYPNGRDVTINVSIEFCKCLPEGASGTWGIVYDEEGNVVKHKIECEQNQVSEIDFVDKTLLSFDIGAGTTEEVVSLGVNFRPQLSKGLSYGVKETLLQIITRWNRKYPTKTIDSITEFNQIYLNEKHPRNALLVEESQPAFLGLAARVATDIINKIDDMKDDPYVFIYGGGAVIIKNSLKMILKQKGRLKNVIFVDNPLFTNARGLLVYTCSPKYREHKQKELGFTNLTIS; this is encoded by the coding sequence ATGTCTATTCTTTTAAAAGCTGGTGCAGATGCAGGAAATAACGGTTTGAAGTTAATGGTGAAAGGGCAGGACCCTATTTTTATCCCGAGTATTTATTCTTTATATATAGGAGAGCCTACAGGACTGTTAGATGAGGGAGATGTCTCATTATCAGAATTAGAGAATCACATTGACGTGACCATTAGTTCTCCATCGCTAATGTTAAATAATGTACGATACATCGTTGGAGAAAAAGTGATTCAGGATCAATTAAAAGGTACTGAAGTGGAGAAGAAATCAAATAAATCAACGGATGAATTAATGGTTATTACAATCCTTTCTGGTTTAGCGATAAGTGCAATGCGTCAAAGTCCAACTTCAAGTCATATTAATATTCGTTATGATTTATCTGTCGCTCTTCCTATGCAGCTTATTACACAGGAAATCGCTGCTGAAAATGCAAAACGTTATATGGGAAATCATAAGGTTGTTTTCCATTATCCGAACGGACGGGATGTTACGATTAATGTTTCTATTGAGTTTTGTAAATGCCTACCTGAAGGCGCTTCTGGGACGTGGGGCATTGTATATGATGAAGAAGGAAATGTTGTGAAACATAAAATAGAATGTGAACAAAATCAAGTTTCAGAAATTGATTTTGTTGATAAAACATTATTATCTTTTGATATTGGCGCGGGGACAACCGAAGAAGTTGTTTCGTTAGGGGTAAATTTCCGTCCGCAATTAAGTAAAGGGTTATCGTACGGTGTAAAAGAAACGTTACTACAAATTATTACAAGATGGAATCGGAAATATCCAACGAAAACAATTGATAGTATTACAGAATTTAACCAAATTTATTTAAATGAAAAACACCCGAGAAATGCATTGTTAGTTGAGGAATCGCAACCAGCGTTTTTAGGTTTAGCTGCACGTGTCGCAACAGATATTATTAACAAAATTGATGATATGAAAGACGATCCATATGTATTTATTTACGGTGGGGGCGCAGTTATTATTAAAAATAGCTTGAAAATGATTTTAAAACAAAAAGGACGCTTGAAAAATGTGATTTTTGTAGATAACCCGTTATTTACAAATGCTCGTGGGTTATTAGTATACACATGCTCGCCAAAATATAGAGAGCATAAGCAAAAAGAGTTAGGGTTTACAAACTTAACGATAAGTTAG
- a CDS encoding YhcN/YlaJ family sporulation lipoprotein gives MKIIIYMLMLCFVITGCSIGKKDNPNEKPEQKNVSMKNVTYTNKSNKPNEKAADHLASLAASIPGVNDATAVVVGKYAVVGIDVKAKLDRTRVESIKYSVAESLKNDPNGANAVVVADVDTYERLKQIGKQIKNGKTGEGILDELAAIVGRVMPQVPNDMIENRETNPIKDNDKQLPKDEEQELRKEQEDQSNNHLKK, from the coding sequence ATGAAAATCATTATATATATGTTAATGCTTTGTTTCGTTATTACTGGATGTAGTATTGGGAAAAAAGACAATCCTAATGAAAAGCCAGAACAAAAAAATGTTTCGATGAAAAATGTTACGTATACGAATAAATCAAATAAGCCAAACGAAAAAGCTGCTGATCATTTAGCATCTTTAGCTGCAAGTATACCTGGTGTAAACGATGCGACAGCAGTAGTAGTTGGGAAATATGCTGTTGTAGGTATTGATGTAAAAGCGAAACTTGATCGAACTCGTGTGGAGTCAATTAAGTATTCTGTTGCAGAAAGTTTGAAGAATGATCCCAATGGTGCTAATGCAGTCGTTGTAGCAGATGTTGATACGTATGAAAGATTAAAACAAATAGGAAAGCAAATTAAGAATGGTAAAACTGGTGAGGGTATACTTGATGAATTAGCAGCAATTGTTGGCCGAGTAATGCCACAAGTTCCAAATGATATGATTGAAAATAGAGAAACGAATCCAATTAAAGATAATGATAAACAATTACCAAAAGATGAAGAACAAGAACTACGAAAAGAACAAGAAGATCAGTCAAATAACCATTTGAAAAAATAG
- a CDS encoding DUF1697 domain-containing protein, with translation MTIYIALLRGINVGGHKVIKMLDLKKVFESIGLKKVKTYIQSGNVVFESEEGISFLKERIECEIKNVFDFDVPVMLRTKDEFINIIKTCPYEADLLLEGESIHVAFLVNPLSEEDSNQLLTIKSEIEDCHIEGGVVYLFFKKSIRNSKLMNQFQKLHRPATVRNWRTVNKLKAIAEDMY, from the coding sequence ATGACAATTTATATTGCACTACTACGAGGAATTAATGTAGGTGGACATAAAGTAATCAAAATGTTGGATTTGAAAAAAGTCTTTGAATCAATAGGGTTAAAAAAAGTGAAAACATATATTCAAAGTGGAAATGTAGTGTTTGAGTCAGAAGAAGGGATAAGTTTTTTAAAGGAACGAATTGAATGTGAAATTAAAAATGTTTTTGATTTCGATGTGCCAGTCATGTTAAGAACAAAAGATGAATTTATAAATATTATAAAAACGTGCCCTTATGAAGCCGATTTATTGTTAGAAGGAGAAAGCATACATGTTGCCTTTTTAGTTAATCCACTTTCTGAAGAAGACAGTAATCAGTTGCTTACGATTAAAAGTGAAATAGAAGATTGCCATATTGAAGGAGGAGTAGTGTATTTGTTTTTCAAAAAAAGCATTCGGAATTCTAAACTAATGAACCAGTTTCAAAAATTACATAGACCAGCTACAGTAAGGAATTGGCGGACTGTGAATAAGTTAAAAGCAATAGCGGAAGATATGTATTAA
- the kynA gene encoding tryptophan 2,3-dioxygenase: protein MKENEKVIMEKGIHTDFKENMTYGEYLQLDRLLSSQQRLSDHHDEMLFIVIHQASELWMKLILHELNAAIESIKQDKLPPAFKMLARVSKIQSQIIQSWDILATLTPSEYIEFRDSLGQASGFQSYQYRMIEYALGYKTPHALKIYEKDPELHARLHKALHAPSLYDVAIQALVKEGFPIHKDVLNRDITQPYEEDATVEAAWIEVYADVQKYWDLYQLAEKLIDIEDWLQQWRFRHMKTVERIIGHKMGTGGSSGVSYLKRVLDQCFFPELWNVRTKL, encoded by the coding sequence ATGAAAGAAAATGAAAAGGTAATTATGGAAAAAGGGATTCATACGGATTTTAAGGAGAATATGACGTACGGAGAGTATTTACAGCTAGATAGATTATTATCTAGTCAACAAAGATTATCAGACCATCATGATGAAATGTTATTTATCGTCATCCATCAAGCGAGTGAGCTTTGGATGAAATTAATTTTACATGAACTGAATGCGGCGATTGAATCTATTAAACAAGATAAATTACCACCAGCTTTTAAAATGTTAGCACGCGTATCAAAAATTCAGTCACAAATCATTCAATCTTGGGATATTCTTGCGACATTAACGCCATCAGAATATATTGAGTTTCGTGATTCACTTGGTCAAGCTTCAGGCTTCCAATCGTATCAATATAGAATGATTGAGTATGCACTTGGTTATAAAACACCACATGCATTAAAGATTTATGAAAAAGATCCAGAATTACATGCTCGTCTTCATAAAGCACTTCATGCACCAAGTTTGTATGATGTTGCGATACAGGCGCTTGTTAAAGAAGGTTTCCCCATTCATAAAGATGTGTTAAATCGTGACATTACACAGCCTTACGAAGAGGATGCAACTGTAGAAGCGGCTTGGATAGAAGTGTATGCGGACGTGCAGAAATATTGGGATTTATATCAGCTTGCAGAGAAATTAATTGATATTGAAGACTGGCTACAACAATGGCGTTTCCGTCATATGAAAACGGTAGAACGAATTATTGGTCATAAAATGGGAACAGGCGGCTCTTCTGGCGTATCTTATTTAAAGCGAGTGCTTGATCAATGCTTCTTCCCAGAGCTTTGGAACGTTCGAACGAAATTATAA
- a CDS encoding serine hydrolase domain-containing protein produces the protein MNFEQLQNKFEKKKVNTFLVYQKGEATTEYYKTIDCANELFKINSITKSIVSILIGIAIDKGCINDIHTPITAWISNVSEEKRDLTLYHLLTMTTGEDWKEFGNGVVFPNDFVESKNWVQYILEKPLIEDMGTKMNYNSGSSHLLSYIIQEATGMSTEQFAKKYLFEPLDITEYEWQQDPQGTYVGGFGMKMKSIDLLKFGKLCLQNGYWKGNEIVSSKWLEQSSTALFETYEHVGAYGYHWWVLNDERFHIPYCMYFAMGYGGQYIIIIPQLELVAVISSHMPKRGLVPLKLFIEHIKENANHK, from the coding sequence TTGAATTTCGAGCAATTACAAAATAAATTTGAAAAGAAAAAAGTGAATACATTTCTTGTTTATCAAAAGGGGGAAGCAACGACCGAGTACTATAAAACGATAGACTGTGCAAATGAGTTATTTAAAATTAATTCGATTACCAAAAGTATCGTATCCATTTTAATTGGCATAGCAATTGATAAAGGATGTATAAATGATATACATACACCAATCACAGCATGGATTTCAAATGTATCAGAGGAAAAAAGGGATTTAACGCTTTATCATTTATTAACGATGACAACGGGAGAAGATTGGAAAGAGTTTGGGAATGGGGTCGTTTTCCCAAATGACTTTGTAGAATCAAAAAACTGGGTGCAATATATTTTAGAAAAGCCGCTCATTGAAGATATGGGTACGAAAATGAATTATAATTCAGGCTCTTCACATTTACTTAGTTATATTATCCAAGAAGCAACTGGTATGTCGACAGAGCAGTTTGCCAAAAAATATTTATTTGAGCCGTTAGACATTACGGAATATGAGTGGCAACAAGACCCGCAAGGTACATATGTCGGCGGATTCGGTATGAAAATGAAATCTATAGATTTATTAAAGTTTGGAAAATTATGTTTGCAGAATGGATATTGGAAGGGAAATGAAATTGTATCATCGAAATGGTTAGAGCAATCAAGTACAGCTCTATTTGAAACGTATGAACATGTCGGGGCATATGGGTATCACTGGTGGGTATTAAATGACGAAAGATTTCACATACCGTATTGTATGTACTTTGCTATGGGATACGGAGGGCAATACATTATTATCATTCCGCAGTTAGAGCTCGTAGCTGTAATTAGTAGTCACATGCCTAAACGTGGTCTCGTACCATTAAAGTTATTTATAGAGCATATAAAAGAGAATGCCAATCATAAATAA
- a CDS encoding NADP-dependent oxidoreductase, whose amino-acid sequence MKAIIIDQYGSVEKLQERQVPKSVIKCNEVLIRIHATSVNPVDWKIRKGELQEKLQFSFPITLGLDVAGVIEEVGEDVDHFKIGDKVFTKPENIGKGSYAEYITVKSDLVAHMPNNISFEEAASIPLAGLTAWQSLVDYAQIKENDRVLIHAGAGGVGSFAIQIAKSFGAFVATTASSKNEEFLKSLGADLIIDYKKDKFEELLSDYDIVLDTIGGEVQEKSFQIIKPSGVLVSIVHEPVHEVQGIKSGFLWLKPSGKQLYELSGLIQAEKIKPIISKVVPFNEKGVREAHILSESQHTRGKIVITME is encoded by the coding sequence ATGAAAGCAATTATTATTGATCAATATGGTAGTGTTGAAAAATTACAAGAAAGACAAGTTCCAAAGTCGGTTATTAAATGTAATGAAGTATTAATACGCATACATGCAACATCTGTCAATCCTGTTGATTGGAAAATAAGAAAGGGAGAATTACAAGAGAAGCTGCAATTTTCATTTCCAATTACATTAGGTTTAGATGTTGCTGGAGTAATTGAAGAAGTTGGAGAAGATGTGGACCATTTTAAAATAGGTGATAAAGTGTTTACGAAACCAGAAAATATAGGGAAAGGTTCTTATGCTGAATACATTACAGTGAAATCAGACTTAGTAGCACATATGCCAAATAATATTAGTTTTGAAGAAGCTGCGTCTATACCTCTTGCAGGACTAACAGCTTGGCAAAGTCTTGTTGATTACGCACAAATAAAAGAAAATGATCGAGTATTAATTCATGCTGGAGCTGGTGGAGTAGGTAGTTTTGCAATTCAAATCGCGAAATCATTTGGGGCCTTTGTCGCTACAACTGCAAGTAGTAAAAATGAAGAGTTTTTAAAGTCTTTAGGTGCTGACCTCATTATTGATTATAAAAAAGATAAATTTGAAGAGCTACTATCGGATTATGATATTGTGTTAGATACAATCGGCGGAGAAGTACAAGAGAAAAGTTTTCAAATTATTAAGCCTAGTGGTGTTCTAGTTTCTATCGTTCATGAACCGGTACATGAAGTACAAGGGATAAAATCAGGATTTTTATGGTTAAAACCAAGCGGAAAGCAATTATACGAATTATCAGGTTTGATTCAAGCTGAAAAAATTAAACCAATCATTAGTAAGGTTGTTCCGTTTAATGAAAAAGGAGTTAGAGAAGCTCATATTTTGAGTGAAAGTCAGCATACTAGAGGGAAAATTGTAATTACAATGGAATAA
- the ypeB gene encoding germination protein YpeB yields MLRGIIIVLLTVGVVGTGYWGYKEHQEKNAVLIRAENSYQRAFHDLAYEVDLLHDKIGTTLAMNSRSSLSPALADVWRLTSEARSDVGQLPLTLMPFNKTEEFLANIGDFSYRAAVRDLEKEPLNDQEYKTLQGLYSNAGNIQDELRKVQHLVLKNNLRWMDVEMALASNRDPADNTIIDGLKTVEKNVTSYSSTNFGPTFTSAQKNKKGGFEAEGKAISKEEAEKIAKSFLNLKGNEKVEVEKSGKGAKESFYSVKIQDPATNNEYYMDITGKGGYPIWVMNNREIKEQKISLNDAGSKGLAFLKDHKFTNMELFDSSQYDNIGVFTYVVNENGMRIYPEAIQMKIALDDGSIVGFSAKEYLASHQKRTIPSAKLTAAEARKKINPDVKVMEERKAVVVNDLHNEVLCYEFIGTLGKDTYQIFINANNGAEEKVKKMQAVEKIYD; encoded by the coding sequence ATGTTACGAGGTATTATCATTGTACTATTAACAGTAGGTGTAGTCGGAACAGGATATTGGGGCTATAAAGAGCATCAAGAGAAGAATGCGGTATTAATTAGAGCGGAAAATAGTTATCAGCGTGCGTTTCATGATTTAGCGTATGAGGTTGACCTATTACACGATAAAATCGGAACAACGCTTGCGATGAATTCACGTTCATCTTTATCACCAGCATTAGCAGATGTTTGGCGTTTAACATCCGAAGCCCGTTCAGATGTAGGGCAACTACCATTAACATTAATGCCGTTTAATAAAACGGAAGAATTTTTAGCGAATATCGGTGATTTTAGTTATCGTGCAGCGGTTCGTGATTTAGAAAAAGAACCGTTAAATGATCAAGAATATAAAACGTTACAAGGTTTATATTCAAATGCAGGAAATATACAAGATGAACTGAGAAAAGTGCAGCATCTGGTGTTGAAAAACAATTTACGCTGGATGGACGTAGAGATGGCACTTGCTTCAAATCGAGATCCAGCAGATAACACAATTATTGATGGATTAAAAACAGTTGAGAAGAATGTAACGTCATACTCTTCTACAAACTTCGGACCGACTTTTACAAGTGCACAAAAGAATAAAAAAGGTGGATTTGAAGCAGAAGGAAAGGCTATTTCAAAAGAGGAAGCGGAAAAAATCGCGAAATCATTTTTAAACTTAAAAGGGAATGAAAAAGTAGAAGTCGAGAAAAGTGGAAAAGGTGCAAAAGAATCATTCTACAGTGTGAAAATTCAAGATCCAGCAACGAACAATGAGTATTATATGGATATTACCGGAAAAGGTGGATATCCAATTTGGGTAATGAATAACCGAGAAATTAAAGAGCAAAAAATTAGTTTAAATGATGCAGGAAGTAAAGGATTGGCATTTTTAAAGGATCATAAGTTTACAAATATGGAGCTGTTTGATAGCTCTCAATATGATAATATCGGTGTGTTTACGTACGTTGTAAATGAAAATGGAATGCGTATTTATCCAGAAGCAATCCAAATGAAAATTGCTTTAGATGATGGGTCGATTGTTGGTTTTTCCGCAAAGGAATATTTAGCATCGCATCAAAAACGAACAATTCCGAGTGCGAAACTAACTGCTGCTGAGGCGAGAAAGAAAATTAACCCTGATGTAAAAGTTATGGAAGAACGTAAAGCTGTAGTAGTAAATGACTTGCATAATGAAGTACTTTGTTATGAATTTATTGGTACTTTAGGGAAAGATACGTACCAAATTTTCATTAACGCAAATAATGGAGCAGAAGAAAAAGTGAAGAAGATGCAAGCTGTTGAAAAAATTTATGATTAA
- a CDS encoding alpha/beta fold hydrolase → MSEQIFKVNGINLCTESFGNPNNPAILLIMGATCSMVYWDEEFCERLASTGKFVIRYDNRDVGRSITYKPGTSNYTVADMAEDAIGVLDAYHIDKAHLLGMSLGGMIAQIAAVKHPKRILTLTLLATSVIGSDNNTRDLPPMDERILTHHANGANLDWTNKDVIAKYLVTGSRLLCGPKRIFDESRTLKQIKQEIERANNLLSMFNHALLTGDDSYEGILKSILVPTLVIHGTDDTALPLEHGLALIDEIPNSKLLTLEGTGHENHPDDWDKIIKAISEHISYIR, encoded by the coding sequence ATGAGTGAACAAATTTTCAAAGTAAACGGTATTAATTTATGTACAGAAAGCTTTGGCAATCCTAATAACCCAGCAATATTATTAATTATGGGAGCTACATGTTCAATGGTTTATTGGGATGAAGAATTTTGTGAAAGGTTAGCTAGCACAGGAAAATTTGTCATTCGCTATGATAACCGTGATGTCGGGCGCTCTATTACATATAAGCCTGGGACTTCCAATTACACTGTAGCAGACATGGCTGAAGATGCAATCGGGGTACTCGATGCGTATCATATTGACAAGGCACACCTTCTGGGCATGTCATTAGGAGGTATGATTGCTCAAATTGCTGCAGTAAAACACCCAAAAAGAATTTTGACCTTAACATTACTAGCAACAAGCGTTATTGGATCTGATAACAATACTCGTGATTTGCCTCCAATGGATGAAAGAATTTTGACACATCATGCTAATGGTGCAAATTTAGATTGGACAAATAAAGATGTTATAGCGAAATATTTAGTTACAGGATCACGTCTACTCTGTGGGCCAAAGCGTATATTTGATGAATCAAGAACTTTGAAACAAATAAAACAAGAAATAGAACGTGCTAACAATCTATTAAGTATGTTTAATCACGCCCTCCTAACAGGTGATGATTCTTATGAGGGTATACTTAAATCAATACTGGTACCAACTTTAGTAATTCATGGTACGGACGATACAGCTCTTCCACTTGAACATGGACTCGCACTTATTGACGAAATTCCGAACTCAAAGCTATTAACCCTTGAAGGTACAGGACATGAGAATCACCCCGATGACTGGGATAAAATTATTAAAGCAATTTCAGAACATATATCCTATATAAGATAA
- a CDS encoding Pr6Pr family membrane protein, with protein sequence MRSAKMIAIYRLSLSLLAFSALITQFVTRAQVKPFNPVNFFSYFTIESNILVAVILLLSSLGTALFGRSEQFGVLRGAATVYILTTGLIYFLLLRGLEESLQTPIPWVNTVLHYIMPLAMILDWVINPPSKTITWKQAASWLIFPLLYVLYSLIRGPYVNWYPYPFLDPRIGGYGRVFLYSIGIAVVIGAICVLVKMLGNRTLKLKRNPPY encoded by the coding sequence ATGAGAAGTGCAAAAATGATAGCAATTTATAGACTTTCTTTAAGTCTTCTAGCGTTTAGTGCACTTATTACACAATTTGTTACAAGGGCACAAGTGAAACCGTTCAATCCAGTTAATTTTTTTAGTTACTTCACAATTGAAAGCAATATTTTAGTGGCGGTAATTCTTCTATTAAGTAGTTTGGGGACAGCTTTATTTGGACGTTCCGAGCAGTTTGGAGTTCTTCGCGGCGCAGCTACAGTATACATACTGACAACGGGACTTATTTATTTTTTGTTATTAAGGGGATTAGAAGAGTCACTTCAAACACCGATACCGTGGGTAAATACTGTGCTTCATTACATCATGCCATTAGCAATGATTTTAGATTGGGTTATAAATCCACCTTCAAAGACCATTACATGGAAACAGGCTGCGAGTTGGCTTATTTTCCCGCTTTTATATGTTTTATATAGTTTAATACGAGGTCCATATGTTAATTGGTACCCATATCCATTTCTCGATCCGAGAATAGGTGGATATGGTAGAGTATTCTTATATAGTATAGGGATAGCTGTTGTTATTGGGGCTATTTGTGTCTTAGTAAAAATGTTAGGAAATCGAACTTTAAAGTTGAAAAGAAATCCTCCTTATTAA
- a CDS encoding DUF3889 domain-containing protein, which produces MKRLFTRTAFIIFLITTCSNIYTGPSIVHAQPPYAKWGKLAVEKTKELYPKAEIIDYLHIGRKPKTVQITVEKFKLWLREDGKEYGVFVDVEFDTKTEKFLKMSFQKTSR; this is translated from the coding sequence ATGAAGAGACTTTTCACACGTACTGCATTTATAATCTTTTTAATAACAACTTGTTCAAATATATATACTGGCCCATCTATAGTTCACGCACAACCACCCTATGCAAAATGGGGTAAACTAGCCGTTGAAAAAACGAAAGAACTATATCCGAAAGCTGAGATTATCGATTATCTTCATATAGGTAGAAAACCAAAAACTGTTCAAATAACAGTTGAAAAATTTAAATTGTGGCTGCGTGAAGATGGAAAAGAGTATGGTGTTTTTGTAGATGTAGAGTTTGATACGAAAACAGAGAAATTTTTAAAGATGTCCTTTCAGAAGACAAGTCGGTAA